One Arachis hypogaea cultivar Tifrunner chromosome 18, arahy.Tifrunner.gnm2.J5K5, whole genome shotgun sequence genomic window, tttattacactTAAAGAAATGGTTCAAGTTCAAGACTCTAAGCAGCTTGAAAAATATCGATAAAAGCAGGGTGGTGGTGAAGTTGGAAGTTGCAGAGCTGAGTGAGACAGAAACAGTTAAACAGAAACGGAAGAGAGACGATGCATCCGTACGTACACGACTTCTCTGTATTGGACCTCAATTTCAGCTGCGCTTACGCTGACACCGTCATCAACCCCTTCGCTTATCGTCGATCGCTGCTAAACGACGATTACTTTCTTCCCCAAAACGACGCCGCTTCGCTCTCTCCCAAGCATCGCCACGATGGAACCTCCCCTCTCCCTCTCGGCATGGATTGGAGCCCTCCCCCTCGCAAATGGGTATCTTTCTTCAATTTTAGCTGAATTTTCCCCCTTTTATGTTTCTCTACCCATTGTGTGTGTGTATTTTAACTATAATTCGACTTCTTCAAGTTATTGATTTGTTTCAAAATCGAATTCAGGATGGCCGCAACTCAGTTTGGCCTCATGATCCTCACACGGGTTGGAGTTTCTGTGTCACTGTTCCTTCCTGGGTTACTGTTCCCCAATCCGGTGGTTCTGAACCTGTTGTGgtaaaatcttcttcttcttcttctgaactTATAAGTTTTTATAGTTCACTTCATCAACAATTTATATAAAAAGTATCATTTTTTGTTAATGAAATGCAACAAATTAACATTACCTTGCATTCATAATTTGCTTCTGTTCAGTTGAGTTGGTCTTTCTCAACCAAAAAGTACTTTAAATTGCAATTGTGTGctgttttaccctttttttttctattaacttTCTTATGTTATAGTTTTACAGGGTTCTAGTTGGTATACAATCCCCGGAGGGAGTCACTAGTACGCGAGTGATATTGCGCAGATTTAGTGATTTTTTGAAGCTTTTTTCTGATGTAAGTGTGTTTTCTAACCATCTGTTGTTCTAGTCATGTGTGTGCTATTTAATTGTCAATATTGAGGTGATGATCaacttctttttttctctcttatttcttttttgGTTTCCATTTATCAGCTGAAGAAGGAATTTCCTATGAAAAACTTGCCTCCTGCTCCATCGAAAAAGGTTTTGAGAATTAAAAGCCATGCACTTTTGGAAGAGGTAGATAAGTTATCCATCATTTGTTTGTGAAATAGTTCTTTTATGCACTTAAACACTGATAAACTGATTATTTTCAGCGAAGGTGCTTATTAGCAGATTGGATGGAAAAACTGTTATCAGACATCGATGTATCAAGAAGTGTCCCAGCAGCAATGTTTCTTGAGCTAGAAGCTGCTGCTAGATCTGGTATGTTTTCCTTATCACTTTATATCAGATTTGAAGCCGTTCCTCTTTATTCTAGTGAAAGAAAAATAAGGCCTTCATGTTATTCCATAAAATTTTAATGCCTTTCTGTTGATATTTTTCAGCATTCCATGATGTGAATCAGCATATATCAGAGAAAACATCTGCTAGTGGTGCTACACCATCAATTATGTTCCGTGATAGTTCACATGGTTCTGTAAATGCTGATAATTCATTCATTACATCCAAGTCTGGTAACGATACCTCTTATGAGGTTTCTGAGCTGGGATCACCGCGGCATGGAAAAGATAAATGCTCTGGTCGTAGCATGGAGAATTCAACATCGGAACATAATTTGATTAATTCGACTCAAACTCATGATCGTGCTGCATCCAACAAAGGTTTTACTAAGGAGGATAGTAGTGCGGACAAGATCACTACAAATACTACTGATGCTATAGCTCTTCGCCTGGATGGAACTgagtttcaacctggaacacAGAAGTCTAAGTTGAATGTTCATGTCAAGAGACTGTCAACAGAGAGCATTGACAGTGATTTTAGTTCTGTACAGAATAGTGAGACATCAAATTCAGCTGCGAACAGTTTGCTTCAGGATGCTTCTCATCATCATGAGAGCTGTGAACCATCCAGAAACTCATTGGTGACTTTACCACTGTATGAGCGACACAAGTTGAACAGAGTACTTACTACTCAGCAGCAAAGACTGGTCACAGCGAAAACGGATGTCGAGGATCTTCTAGCAAGGTTGAACCAAGAAATGGCTGCAAGACAGTATCTCATGACCAAGGTATCCAATATCCAATATATATTCAACGGTTTTCCTTTATTCTGAATTTTTAGATAGATATTATCATTGGTCACTTGCTTAATTCATTCCTCTGTGTGTTTAGGCTAGCTTATTTTGCATCTGAAGTAGCTCATAATTGAAATCTTCCTGACATAGCTTTTGAAAATTAAGCAATTACTCACCGAAATTCAATTGAAACATGTTAAGTGCTTTAAGTTTATTTTTAGCATACAGCTATCTTCAAATTTTATAATGATATAAACTGTTACTCATTATGCAATGCATGGGTGTGCATAGGCAACATTAGATTAATTGAAttgctttaatttttattaaaatgactGGTCATTAAATAGAGATATAGTAATTAGTAGTTACAATGAAATGACTTCAATTACAATGATGGAAAAGCGAaacaagtgatgatatctttttGGACTATTTATGTTCATATATTGAATGTTGCTTCATTTTACTTGTAGGTCAAAGATTTAGAAGTTGAACTTGAAACAACTCGATTGAACTGCAGAGAAAACATGCAGCAGGCTGTTTTGACTGAAAAGGAAAGATTTACGCAGATGCAGTGGGATATGGAGGAACTCCGGAGAAAGTGCCTGGAGTTCGAAATGAAATTGAAGTCTGAAGAGGTTTGGTTttgattattgattctaattattaCTTTATTTGATACCATTTTGGTGACTATAATGAAAAGTTATAATGATCTAGGATGAAAGGGTGCTAGCAGAATCAACAAAAGAATCTGTTATCCAGGAGAAGCAACTATTGCAGCAAGAGCTAGATGCAGCTAGAGAACAACTTGAGCAGTTGCAGAAATATCATGACGAATTTGAGACAAAATCAAAGACAGATTCAAAGTTGCTAGTAAAGGAGGTCAAGTCACTGAGAAGCTCTCAGTTAGAACTGAAACAGCAGCTAAGTGACTTGATGAAGGAAAAGATAGATGTGGAGGTATGGTCCTTTCTTTGCTAGTATGAAGAGATGGAAATTGGATGCACTTAATCTAATTCTGACTAGTGATTTGTATAACCATATGGGCGAGTATTTTTCTTATGATACACTTGACATTTCTTAGTTGTGATGCTTTTTTAGCGAAAAGAATATTTGAATCTCTGTTTCGGTATTCTATTTGTTAGTAAATCCGATTAATTTCATCATATTTTTTATGCCGTATCTTGTTCAGAGAATTCTCCAGAAGGAAAGACAAAGAATGGAACTTTTACATAATGCTAATTCAAAGTTGCTGCATGAGTGTGGAATCCTTCAAAGGAGGCTTAAGGAGTGCAGTGTAAACTTccttgttgaagaggaagataaACTGACTGTTGACACTTCACCATCTGATGCTTTGGATTTATTAGCAACATCTGATAACCGGATTGGTCTTCTGCTTGCAGAGGTATTATGGTTACCTTTAACTAACTTTTTCCCTCGGATATTAACTCTTTGGGGCCTTTTacttattattattcattatgtACTGTTGCCTCTATTCACTGTTTTCATTACATGCTGTGTGCAAATTGGGAACAGGCACAGCTATTAGCACAGGATGTAGAAAATGCTGGTGTTGCTCTGGACGAGTCACGTGATACAGCAAATTCAGGTGCGACAGGAACAACAACTCCTCATGATGAGTTGAGGAAGATGCTGGCAGATGTGTTTGTAGACAATGCCAGCTTAAGGAAACAAATAAATTCTGTCATTCGTTGTGCTCTAAATTCCAATATAAAATCAGGGGAGagcgaggaagaggaggaggaggaggaggtccATTTGCAAAAAACCGTTCTAAGCAAGTTCTTGGAAAGATGACGTGTTTCTACTTTCTATACTGCATGTATACCCAATG contains:
- the LOC112769300 gene encoding PX domain-containing protein EREX isoform X1, producing the protein MHPYVHDFSVLDLNFSCAYADTVINPFAYRRSLLNDDYFLPQNDAASLSPKHRHDGTSPLPLGMDWSPPPRKWDGRNSVWPHDPHTGWSFCVTVPSWVTVPQSGGSEPVVFYRVLVGIQSPEGVTSTRVILRRFSDFLKLFSDLKKEFPMKNLPPAPSKKVLRIKSHALLEERRCLLADWMEKLLSDIDVSRSVPAAMFLELEAAARSAFHDVNQHISEKTSASGATPSIMFRDSSHGSVNADNSFITSKSGNDTSYEVSELGSPRHGKDKCSGRSMENSTSEHNLINSTQTHDRAASNKGFTKEDSSADKITTNTTDAIALRLDGTEFQPGTQKSKLNVHVKRLSTESIDSDFSSVQNSETSNSAANSLLQDASHHHESCEPSRNSLVTLPLYERHKLNRVLTTQQQRLVTAKTDVEDLLARLNQEMAARQYLMTKVKDLEVELETTRLNCRENMQQAVLTEKERFTQMQWDMEELRRKCLEFEMKLKSEEDERVLAESTKESVIQEKQLLQQELDAAREQLEQLQKYHDEFETKSKTDSKLLVKEVKSLRSSQLELKQQLSDLMKEKIDVERILQKERQRMELLHNANSKLLHECGILQRRLKECSVNFLVEEEDKLTVDTSPSDALDLLATSDNRIGLLLAEAQLLAQDVENAGVALDESRDTANSGATGTTTPHDELRKMLADVFVDNASLRKQINSVIRCALNSNIKSGESEEEEEEEEVHLQKTVLSKFLER
- the LOC112769300 gene encoding PX domain-containing protein EREX isoform X2; this encodes MEPPLSLSAWIGALPLANGMAATQFGLMILTRVGVSVSLFLPGLLFPNPVVLNLLWVLVGIQSPEGVTSTRVILRRFSDFLKLFSDLKKEFPMKNLPPAPSKKVLRIKSHALLEERRCLLADWMEKLLSDIDVSRSVPAAMFLELEAAARSAFHDVNQHISEKTSASGATPSIMFRDSSHGSVNADNSFITSKSGNDTSYEVSELGSPRHGKDKCSGRSMENSTSEHNLINSTQTHDRAASNKGFTKEDSSADKITTNTTDAIALRLDGTEFQPGTQKSKLNVHVKRLSTESIDSDFSSVQNSETSNSAANSLLQDASHHHESCEPSRNSLVTLPLYERHKLNRVLTTQQQRLVTAKTDVEDLLARLNQEMAARQYLMTKVKDLEVELETTRLNCRENMQQAVLTEKERFTQMQWDMEELRRKCLEFEMKLKSEEDERVLAESTKESVIQEKQLLQQELDAAREQLEQLQKYHDEFETKSKTDSKLLVKEVKSLRSSQLELKQQLSDLMKEKIDVERILQKERQRMELLHNANSKLLHECGILQRRLKECSVNFLVEEEDKLTVDTSPSDALDLLATSDNRIGLLLAEAQLLAQDVENAGVALDESRDTANSGATGTTTPHDELRKMLADVFVDNASLRKQINSVIRCALNSNIKSGESEEEEEEEEVHLQKTVLSKFLER